The sequence GGCTGATCATCAGCGGTCAAACCGTCAACACGCACATCAAGAACATCTACCGCAAGCTCAATGTTCGCACGCGTGCGCAAGCGGTAAGTTTTGCGGCCAGCCGAGGGCTTTTCTAAACAACTTGAGCGTGGGGCTCAAGGTCTGAAGCGGTTTGCCCGGGGTTGTTTAAGGTTGGTGTCAAACTTGTCGCCTTTGGGTTGATGCTCTTGCGCGACCTGTTTCAAATTATCCAGTTCGCCAGCATGGCAACAGCTTGTCATTGCGTTCAAGGCGCTCGTATTTTTGCACTGTCGGTCTGCTTGCTGCCATTGGCGCACGCTGCGGTTTCAGACATCCAATGCCTTGATGGCATCGGCATCGAGCAGGTTGGCGGCCTGCATGCCCAGGGCGTGAAAACGCGCCTGACTTATGCTGTCGGTGCCACGCATGTGTCGGTGCTTCGTTTGCCAGAATTTTTCATGCTGGCCCGGGAACTGGCTGAAGCGTTGTCCCGATAGGCCGCACGCACACTAGCACCTCCATTTTTTCCATTTCCTGAGCCACGACTTCCATGCCCACCCATTTTTTATTCAAATTATTTTCATCGGCATTGCTTGTCACCAGTGTGCTGTTGACCGGCTGCAACGATGCTCCAGGCACTGGCGCCACCGAAAAATCTGCAAAAACCACATCTGCGCCAGTTTCAATGGCTGCACTGGCTGCGCAAGCCATCGGCTTCACGGCTGGCTCACAGATGAGCGCGCGCACGGTGTTTGTTTTCTTTGATGCCCAGTGCCCTCATTGCGGCGTGCTCTGGGAGGCGGCCAAACCGCTGAAGTCGCAGGCAAAATTCGTCTGGATTCCAGTAGGCATCCTCAATGCATCCAGCACATCCCAGGGCGCCACCATTCTGGCCGCAGCAGATCCGGTGGCCGAGATGGACAAGCACGAAGCCTCCTTGCAGGCCGGGCAGGGCGGCATCAGCGCAGCAGCAAACATTGATGCGAACAAAGCATCCATTGCAAAGAACACCGAATTGATGACCAGCTTTGGATTTGCTTCCATTCCTGTGATTATTGGAACGAACGCCCAAACTGGCGCTTTGGTAACGCAGGAAGGCGCCATGCCCACAGCAGCGCTTGCGAAATTGCTGGGATTGCAAGCGCCTGCAAATTAACCCAAGCTGGATTCGAGCCAGGTTTCAGGGCTGCACACGAATTTTTTCTGGTATTCGAACGGTATTGCGCTGACTATTTTTGATGAAAATAGACTTTTGCGCAATACCAGTGGATATAGTTTGCTATTTAATTGGTAGCGTACTTCTGCCGTTTCTCCAAGCTGCGCTTAAAAAAGGACGCGGCTGCGAATGGTGCCTGGAACATTCGCCAGCTTGGCAAGGGCCATGTCGGAATGCGCCGCATCAATGTCGATCACCACATAACCGATGGCCTCATTGGTCTGCAGGTACTGCGAGGCAATGTTGATGTGGTTGTCGGAAAACACCCGGTTGATTTCCGACAGCACACCCGGCACGTTGCGGTGAATATGCAGCAGGCGGTGCTTGCCCGGATGGGCCGGCAAGGCCACTTCAGGAAAGTTGACGGAAGACGTCGAGGTGCCGTTGTCGCTGTACTTGACCAGTTTTTCAGCGACCTCGATGCCAATGTTCGCCTGCGCCTCCATCGTCGAACCGCCAACATGTGGCGTCAAAATCACATTGTCAAGGCCGCGCAGGGGCGACTCGAACATGTCCTTGTTGCTTCGCGGCTCGACCGGAAACACATCAATCGCCGCGCCCAGCAATTTTTTCTGGCGCAGGGCTTCGGCCAGCGGCTCAATCTCGACCACCGTGCCGCGCGAGGCATTGATCAGCACGCTGCCCGACTTCATTGACGCAATTTCTGCAGCGCCAATCATCCATTGGGTGCTTTGGGTTTCGGGGACATGCAAGGTGACCACGTCAGACTGCGCCAGCAAATCCTTCAGGCTGGCGACCTGCTGCGCATTGCCCAGGGGAAGCTTGGTGACCACATCAAAAAACACCACGCGCATGCCCAGTCCCTCGGCCAGCACCGAGAGCTGGGTTCCGATGGAGCCGTAACCAATGATGCCCAGTGTCTTGCCGCGAATCTCATAAGCGTTTTCGGCCGACTTCAGCCAGCCGCCCCGATGCGCCACGGCGCTTTTCTCGGGGATGCCGCGCAGCAGCAGAATCGCCTCGGCCAATACCAGTTCAGCGACGGAACGGGTATTGGAAAACGGTGCGTTGAACACGGCAATGCCGCGCTCGCGTGCCGCTTGCAGGTCCACCTGGTTGGTGCCTATGCAAAAGCAGCCGACAGCGGCAAGCTTTGAGGCGTGGGCAAACACTTCGGCGGTGAGTTGGGTACGCGAGCGGATGCCGACAAAATGCACGTCTGCAATCTTGCGCTTGAGCTCGTCGTCAGGCAAAGCGCCTGCCAGGCTTTCAATCTGGGTATAACCAGCGGTCTTGAGCACATCAATGGCCGAAGGATGAATGCCTTCCAGGAGGAGGAATTTGATTTTGTTTTTGTCGGTCGAGGTTTTGGTCATGAAATTTTCCGGGTCAGTAATGGTTCGGGCGCCAGTATGGATGAACGCGCAATCTCCGGGCGGGTTGCATACGCTTGACCCTGATTGACTGTCGGTTTGCTTGGCTGAAGCCGGAAAGAGCGAATGCCACAGGCCTTATTCGGAAGAATGAGAGGTGTCCTTTGACAACTTCCGCCATTCAAGAGTTCATGGGATCGGAGGAAAAACCTTCATAAAGAAGTGCTTGTGTCAAAAGCTTGAAAATTGACGCTATAATTTGAGGCTAGATTCCTCAATAGCTCAGTTGGTAGAGCGCCGGACTGTTAATCCGTAGGTCCCTGGTTCGAGCCCAGGTTGAGGAGCCAGATTAGCCTTATGGGCACTGCAAAGCCTGCTATTTAAAAAATAGTAGGCTTTTCTACTTTTAGATGCTGAATCAGCAGCTGCTCGGCGCGCGTGGCCACGACATACGCCGCGCGGCATTCGTCATGGGTGACGTAGCGCTGGCGCTTGATCTCGGGGTTGTGCATGATGGTGTACCTGGGCCGCCTGGGCTGCTGCCTGGAGTTGGCCCTGCGCCCCGGCGTGCAGCACTCGGCGCGCAAGAAGTGAATACAACCTGCAGCGGGCGCTGCTCCGGAGTCAGGCTCTCCCGCCGCCTGCGCCAATGATGAGGTTGAACACTTCCCGCAGCAAGACCAGCTCGCTCATCGCACTTCCCCGCAATTCGCTGATCGGCTTGAATACGCCGCCGAGCGCTTCGATAGCGGCTTTTGGCGCATCCAGGGTGGTGAAGCGCAGCAGGTGGATGCGCACCGGGCCGGTTTCCGTTTGTGCCCAATGGTTGAACTCGCTGACATGCACCAGTTCATCAGGGTTCAGGCCGCAGCGCTTGACCACGGCTTGCTTGACGGCGTCGCCCGCATATTCAGGGCCGATATCGGCCGGCGCCGGCATCGGGGACGTGGAGGCGGGCAGGGCTTCGGGCCAGAGCAGGGTCTTGCCCCAGCGCGGGAACACCAGTGCCGTGCTGTAACTGTCGAAATGCGTGAGGATCACGCGGTTGTGGGCCAGGATGCCGTCTGTAGTCATGTTCAATTCCTTGGGGTAGCGGTAGATGTCGTTTCGATCAAAAGTCCGCCAGGCTGCTCAATAAGGGTCGCCGGCGGGCATGTGGATGCCGGGCGTCATGTAGAACTTGTCGCGCTTGTAGGACTTCAGGGTCATGCAGCCTTGCCCAAGCAAGATGCGTGACAGCACCGCCAGTGGCGTGAATCCAGCGGCGCGAACGGCTCGCGCCGGATGCAATAACACGGGAAAGTCAACTTTATGCTGACAAATTTTCGCGCGTGGCGCGTAGATGACGAATGGCTGTCTTCAATCATGCGCGCCACACAAACACATCAGAATTTGAGGCGTTGCTATTCAAAAAGATAGCAGGGGTCTTTCTGTTTCAACAGTAAAGTGGCACAATCCGCAGTTGTTTCTGAAGGTCCTTCCTTGCCACAGTCGCATCCGCTAATCGGTTCAGCCGTGTTGCGGAAGGTTAATTAACCAGCTTTAACCAGCTAATGTTTCCCAAAGGGAAACGGAGGTCAGCGGATATGAGTTCAAACTCGCAGTCACCTGCGTCTGTCTATACAGCCTACCAAGGCAATACCTATCTTTTCGGCGGCAATGCGCCCTATGTCGAAGAGATGTATGAAAATTATCTTGCCAATCCTGGCAGCGTCACCGACAACTGGCGTGAGTATTTCGACGCGCTGCAGCATGTCGCGGCAACGGACGGCAGCAATGCGAAAGACGTTCCGCATTTGCCCGTCGTCAATGCCTTTGCCGAACGCGCCAAGCAGGGTCAAACCAAAGTCGTGGTCGCCAGCGGCGCGGATTCTGAAATGGGCCGCAAGCGCACATCCGTCCAGCAACTGATCGCCGCTTATCGCAATGTCGGCGCACGCTGGGCCGATCTTGATCCGCTCAAGCGCGCCGAACGAGACAATATTCCTGAACTGGATCCGTCTTTTTACGGTTTCACCGATGCCGACCAGGAGATCGTGTTCAACACCAGCAACACGTTCTTCGGCAAGGAAACCATGAGCCTGCGCGAGCTGCTCAATGCGCTGCGCGAAACCTATTGCGGCACGATAGGCGCCGAATACATGTACGCCACCGACCAGAACCAGAAGCGCTGGTGGCAGCAAAAGTTAGAGAGCATTCGCAGCAAACCCAATCTATCCAAGGAAAAGAAGCTTCATCTTCTGGACCGCCTCTCGGCGGCCGAAGGCCTTGAGCGCTTTTTGCACACGAAGTACGTGGGTCAGAAGCGTTTCTCGCTCGAAGGCGGCGAAAGCTTCATTGCCAGCATGGACGAGCTGATCCAGCGCGGCGGCGAAATCGGCGTGCAGGAAATCGTGATTGGCATGGCGCACCGGGGCCGCCTGAATGTGCTGGTCAACTCCCTGGGCAAGGTGCCGGCCAACCTGTTTGCCGAGTTTGACCATACCGCGCCTGAAGACTTGCCAAGCGGCGACGTGAAATACCACCAGGGTTTCAGCTCCGACGTAACGACTCCCGGCGGTCCGGTTCACCTGTCGCTGGCGTTCAATCCGTCGCACCTTGAAATTGTGAACCCGGTGGTCGAAGGCTCGGTGCGTGCCCGCATGGACCGCCGTGCCGACCCCAAAGGCCTGCAGGTGTTGCCCGTGCTGGTGCATGGCGATGCTGCGTTTGCTGGGCAGGGCGTGGTCATGGAAACACTGGCACTGGCTGAAACCCGTGGTTATTCCACGGGCGGCACGGTCCATCTTGTGATCAACAACCAGATCGGCTTTACCACCAGCGATCCGCGCGACAGCCGCTCCACGCTGTATTGCACCGACGTCGTCAAGATGATTGAAGCGCCCGTGCTGCACGTCAATGGTGATGACCCGGAAGCCGTTGTGCTAGCCACCCAACTGGCGCTTGAGTTCCGCATGGAATTCCAGAAGGATGTCGTGGTTGACATCATCTGTTTCCGCAAACTGGGCCACAACGAGCAGGACACCCCGGCGCTGACCCAGCCGCTGATGTACAAAAAGATTGCGCAGCATCCCGGCACACGCCGCCTCTATGCCGACAAGCTGACAGCGCAAGGCTTTGGCGAAACGCTGGGCGACGACATGGTCAAGGCCACGCGCGCCGCACTGGATGCCGGTAAGAGCACGTTTGACCCGGTCCTGACCAACTTCAAGAGCAAGTACGCAGTGGACTGGAGCCCCTACGTCGGCAAGAAGTGGACCGATGCAGGCGACACGGCCATTCCCATGGCCGAGTGGAAACGTCTGGCCACTAAAATCACGACCATTCCTGCAACCGTAACGCCGCACAATCTGGTCAAGAAAGTGTATGACGACCGCGCAGCCATGGGGCGTGGCGATATTCCGGTGGACTGGGGCATGGGCGAGCACATGGCTTTTGCATCGCTGGTGGCCAGCGGCTATCCGGTACGCCTGTCAGGCGAAGATTGCGGACGCGGAACTTTCACGCACCGCCATTCCGTGATCCACGACCAGAGCCGTGAAAAATGGGATACGGGCACTTACGTGCCGCTGCAGAACGTGGCTGACAATCAGGCTCCGTTTGTTGTCATCGACTCGATCCTCTCGGAAGAAGCCGTGCTGGCCTTTGAGTATGGCTACGCGTCCAACGATCCAAGCACCATGGTGATCTGGGAAGCCCAGTTCGGCGATTTTGCCAATGGCGCTCAAGTGGTGATTGACCAGTTCATTGCGTCTGGCGAAGTCAAATGGGGCCGTGTCAACGGTATCACCCTGATGCTGCCGCACGGCTATGAGGGCCAGGGTCCAGAACACAGTTCGGCACGCCTGGAGCGTTTCATGCAGCTGTCGGCCGATGCCAACATGCAGGTGGTCCAGCCGACCACCGCCAGCCAGATTTTCCATGTGCTGCGTCGCCAGATGGTACGCAACCTGCGCAAGCCGCTGATCATCATGACGCCGAAGTCGCTGCTGCGCAACAAGGACGCGACTTCGCCGCTGTCCGAGTTCACCAAGGGCGCTTTTCAGACCGTCATTCCCGAGAACAAGGAAGAGATCATCAAAAAGGCCGATAAGGTCAGGCGGATCGTGGCCTGTTCCGGCAAGGTGTATTACGACCTGGTCAAGAAGCGTGAGGAAAAAGGCATTGATGATGTCGTGATCCTTCGTGTCGAGCAGCTCTACCCCTTCCCGCACAAGGCTTTTGCCGCCGAGTTGAAAAAATATCCCAATGCCGCCGACATCGTGTGGTGCCAGGATGAGCCGCAAAACCAGGGAGCCTGGTTCTTTGTGCAGCACTACATCCATGAGAACATGCTTGACGGCCAAAAGCTGGGCTATTCGGGACGCGCAGCGTCGGCTTCTCCAGCCGTCGGTTATTCGCATCTGCATCAGGAGCAGCAAAAGGCGCTGGTGGACGGCGCATTTTCCAAGTTGAAGGGTTTTATCCTGACCAAATAAGGGTCAAGCTACTTCCTGAAATACAAGAAAACACTCGAAAGAATCAAAATGGCTATCGTAGAAGTTAAAGTTCCCCAGTTGTCCGAATCCGTGGCCGAAGCCACCATGCTGCAATGGAAAAAGAAGGTCGGCGACGCAATTGCAATTGACGAGATCCTGATTGAAATCGAAACCGACAAGGTTGTCCTCGAAGTCCCCGCGCCCTCGGCCGGTGTGCTGATTGAGTTGGTGGTGGCTGATGGCGGCACGGTGGTGTCGGATCAGGTGATTGCAAGAATCGATACCGAAGGCAAGGCCGGTGCAACGGCGCCTGCCGCTGCTGCGCCAACTGCGGCAACAGCATCGGTGGCAGCACCGGCTCCGGTTGCAACGGGCGGCTCCATGGCGGGCGTTCCCATGCCTTCCGCTGCCAAGCTGATGGCGGACAACAGCCTGGCGGCAGGCAGTGTTCCCGGAACCGGCAAGGATGGACGTGTCACCAAGGGTGATGTTCTGGGTGCTACGGCTGCCGGTGCTACTAAATCAGTAGCTGCTAGCGCAATCCCGACGGGCGCACCGACCACTTCCTTGCCTAAAGTGGCATCACCGGTGAAAGCGGTTGACCTGGGTGAGCGTCCTGAGCAGCGGGTTCCCATGAGCCGTCTGCGCGCGCGCATCGCTGAGAGGCTTTTGCAATCTCAATCAACCAATGCCATCTTGACGACCTTCAACGAAGTCAACATGGCCCCGGTGATGGATATGCGCAAGAAGTTCCAGGATGCCTTCAGCAAGGAGCATGGCGTCAAGATCGGCTTCATGAGCTTTTTCGTCAAAGCTGCGGTGCACGCGCTCAAGAAGTTCCCGATGATCAACGCATCGGTGGACGGCAACGACATCGTCTATCACGGCTACTTTGACATTGGCATTGCCGTCGGTTCGCCGCGCGGCCTGGTCGTGCCTATCCTGCGCAATGCGGATCAGATGAGCTTTGCCGACATCGAAAAGAAAATTGCTGAATTTGGCCAGAAGGCCAAGGATGGCAAGTTGGGCATCGAAGAGATGACTGGCGGCACGTTCTCGATTTCCAATGGCGGAACCTTCGGTTCGATGCTTTCAACACCCATCATCAACCCGCCACAGTCCGCGATTCTGGGCGTGCATGCGACCAAAGACCGTGCGGTTGTCGAAAATGGCCAGATCGTGATTCGTCCGATGAACTACCTCGCCATGAGCTACGACCACCGCATCATCGACGGCCGCGAGGCTGTGCTGGGTCTGGTTGCCATGAAAGAGGCGCTGGAAGATCCAGCCCGCCTGCTGTTCGATATTTAAACCCTGTCGGGGCAAAGGAGGGCGGCAGCCATGTGGCTGTTCGCCCCTGCCTCCTATTTACTGGAAAAGAACATGTCCAAACAATTTGACGTGATCGTCATCGGCGGCGGTCCCGGCGGCTATATTGCGGCTATTCGTGCCGCCCAGCTGGGTTTTAATGTTGCCTGTATTGACGAATGGAAGAATGCCAAAGGCGGTCCTGCCCTTGGCGGAACCTGCACCAACATTGGCTGCATTCCCTCCAAAGCCCTGTTGCAATCCTCGGAATATTACGAGCATGCGGGCCACCACTTTGCCGATCATGGCATTGAGGTCAAGGGCTTGGGACTTGATGTGGCGAAGATGGTCGGCCGCAAGGATACGGTCGTCAAGCAAAACAACGACGGCATCATTTACCTGTTCAAAAAGAACAAGGTGGCTTTTTTCCATGGCCGTGGCTCTTTCGCGGCTGCCAAGGATGGTGCCTACGACATCAAGGTCGCAGGCACTGCCGAGGAAACCATCTCCGGCAAGCACATCATTGTGGCTACAGGCTCGAATGCCAGGGCTTTGCCCGGCACGCCTTTCGATGAAGTCAATATTTTGTCCAATGACGGTGCCCTGCGCATCGGTGCTGTTCCCCAAAAGCTGGGTGTCATCGGCTCGGGCGTGATTGGCCTGGAAATGGGTTCGGTCTGGCGGCGCCTGGGTGCCGAGGTGACGATTCTCGAAGGATTGCCCACCTTTTTGGGTGCGGTTGATCAGCAGATCGCCAAAGAGGCGCACAAGGCATTCACCAAGCAGGGCCTGAAAATCGAGCTGGGCGTCCAGGTCGGCGAGATCAAGAATGGCAAGACGGGCGTGTCAATCGCTTATGCCAATGCCAAGGGTGAAGCACAGACGCTGGAAGTTGACAAGCTCATCATTTCCATCGGCCGCACGGCCAACACCATCGGACTGAACCCGGAAGCCGTGGGCTTGAGTTTGGACGAGCGTGGCGCGATTGTGGTCGATGGCGACTGCAAAACCAACTTGCCCAATGTGTGGGCAGTGGGTGACGTGGTGCGTGGCCCGATGCTGGCGCACAAGGCAGAAGAAGAGGGCGTGGCAGTGGCTGAGCGTATCGCTGGTCAGCACGGCCATGTCAACTTCAACACCATTCCCTGGGTCATTTACACCAGCCCCGAAATTGCATGGGTGGGTCAGACCGAAGAACAGCTGAAAGCTGAAGGACGTGCTTACAAAGCGGGCACATTCCCCTTCATGGCCAACGGCCGGGCGCGGGCACTGGGCGATACGACCGGCATGGTCAAGATGCTGGCGGATGCCGCAACCGATGAAATTCTCGGTGTCCATATCGTCG comes from Polaromonas naphthalenivorans CJ2 and encodes:
- a CDS encoding thioredoxin fold domain-containing protein — encoded protein: MPTHFLFKLFSSALLVTSVLLTGCNDAPGTGATEKSAKTTSAPVSMAALAAQAIGFTAGSQMSARTVFVFFDAQCPHCGVLWEAAKPLKSQAKFVWIPVGILNASSTSQGATILAAADPVAEMDKHEASLQAGQGGISAAANIDANKASIAKNTELMTSFGFASIPVIIGTNAQTGALVTQEGAMPTAALAKLLGLQAPAN
- the serA gene encoding phosphoglycerate dehydrogenase; the protein is MTKTSTDKNKIKFLLLEGIHPSAIDVLKTAGYTQIESLAGALPDDELKRKIADVHFVGIRSRTQLTAEVFAHASKLAAVGCFCIGTNQVDLQAARERGIAVFNAPFSNTRSVAELVLAEAILLLRGIPEKSAVAHRGGWLKSAENAYEIRGKTLGIIGYGSIGTQLSVLAEGLGMRVVFFDVVTKLPLGNAQQVASLKDLLAQSDVVTLHVPETQSTQWMIGAAEIASMKSGSVLINASRGTVVEIEPLAEALRQKKLLGAAIDVFPVEPRSNKDMFESPLRGLDNVILTPHVGGSTMEAQANIGIEVAEKLVKYSDNGTSTSSVNFPEVALPAHPGKHRLLHIHRNVPGVLSEINRVFSDNHINIASQYLQTNEAIGYVVIDIDAAHSDMALAKLANVPGTIRSRVLF
- a CDS encoding 2-oxoglutarate dehydrogenase E1 component, whose amino-acid sequence is MSSNSQSPASVYTAYQGNTYLFGGNAPYVEEMYENYLANPGSVTDNWREYFDALQHVAATDGSNAKDVPHLPVVNAFAERAKQGQTKVVVASGADSEMGRKRTSVQQLIAAYRNVGARWADLDPLKRAERDNIPELDPSFYGFTDADQEIVFNTSNTFFGKETMSLRELLNALRETYCGTIGAEYMYATDQNQKRWWQQKLESIRSKPNLSKEKKLHLLDRLSAAEGLERFLHTKYVGQKRFSLEGGESFIASMDELIQRGGEIGVQEIVIGMAHRGRLNVLVNSLGKVPANLFAEFDHTAPEDLPSGDVKYHQGFSSDVTTPGGPVHLSLAFNPSHLEIVNPVVEGSVRARMDRRADPKGLQVLPVLVHGDAAFAGQGVVMETLALAETRGYSTGGTVHLVINNQIGFTTSDPRDSRSTLYCTDVVKMIEAPVLHVNGDDPEAVVLATQLALEFRMEFQKDVVVDIICFRKLGHNEQDTPALTQPLMYKKIAQHPGTRRLYADKLTAQGFGETLGDDMVKATRAALDAGKSTFDPVLTNFKSKYAVDWSPYVGKKWTDAGDTAIPMAEWKRLATKITTIPATVTPHNLVKKVYDDRAAMGRGDIPVDWGMGEHMAFASLVASGYPVRLSGEDCGRGTFTHRHSVIHDQSREKWDTGTYVPLQNVADNQAPFVVIDSILSEEAVLAFEYGYASNDPSTMVIWEAQFGDFANGAQVVIDQFIASGEVKWGRVNGITLMLPHGYEGQGPEHSSARLERFMQLSADANMQVVQPTTASQIFHVLRRQMVRNLRKPLIIMTPKSLLRNKDATSPLSEFTKGAFQTVIPENKEEIIKKADKVRRIVACSGKVYYDLVKKREEKGIDDVVILRVEQLYPFPHKAFAAELKKYPNAADIVWCQDEPQNQGAWFFVQHYIHENMLDGQKLGYSGRAASASPAVGYSHLHQEQQKALVDGAFSKLKGFILTK
- the odhB gene encoding 2-oxoglutarate dehydrogenase complex dihydrolipoyllysine-residue succinyltransferase, with the translated sequence MAIVEVKVPQLSESVAEATMLQWKKKVGDAIAIDEILIEIETDKVVLEVPAPSAGVLIELVVADGGTVVSDQVIARIDTEGKAGATAPAAAAPTAATASVAAPAPVATGGSMAGVPMPSAAKLMADNSLAAGSVPGTGKDGRVTKGDVLGATAAGATKSVAASAIPTGAPTTSLPKVASPVKAVDLGERPEQRVPMSRLRARIAERLLQSQSTNAILTTFNEVNMAPVMDMRKKFQDAFSKEHGVKIGFMSFFVKAAVHALKKFPMINASVDGNDIVYHGYFDIGIAVGSPRGLVVPILRNADQMSFADIEKKIAEFGQKAKDGKLGIEEMTGGTFSISNGGTFGSMLSTPIINPPQSAILGVHATKDRAVVENGQIVIRPMNYLAMSYDHRIIDGREAVLGLVAMKEALEDPARLLFDI
- the lpdA gene encoding dihydrolipoyl dehydrogenase, which encodes MSKQFDVIVIGGGPGGYIAAIRAAQLGFNVACIDEWKNAKGGPALGGTCTNIGCIPSKALLQSSEYYEHAGHHFADHGIEVKGLGLDVAKMVGRKDTVVKQNNDGIIYLFKKNKVAFFHGRGSFAAAKDGAYDIKVAGTAEETISGKHIIVATGSNARALPGTPFDEVNILSNDGALRIGAVPQKLGVIGSGVIGLEMGSVWRRLGAEVTILEGLPTFLGAVDQQIAKEAHKAFTKQGLKIELGVQVGEIKNGKTGVSIAYANAKGEAQTLEVDKLIISIGRTANTIGLNPEAVGLSLDERGAIVVDGDCKTNLPNVWAVGDVVRGPMLAHKAEEEGVAVAERIAGQHGHVNFNTIPWVIYTSPEIAWVGQTEEQLKAEGRAYKAGTFPFMANGRARALGDTTGMVKMLADAATDEILGVHIVGPMASELISECVVAMEFRASSEDIARICHAHPSLSEATKEAALAVDKRTLNF